The sequence below is a genomic window from Brevibacillus agri.
CTGGACAGTTGCAGCACGCGCTGGATCAGACCTGCTCCGCCGCGCGGGATGATGACGTCGACCAGTCCGTTTGCGGTACATAACAGGTCGACAGAAGCATGCTCGGCAAAAGGCAGGTATTGCACAGCGGCTTCGGGTAGTTCTGTCGCTGCCAGCGCCTCGCGAATCGAGCGGGCCAGCGCGACGTTGCTGTTGACGGCGCTGTGGCTGCCGCGCAGGACGATCGCATTGCCGGTTTTCAGCGCAATCGCCGCCGCATCGACGGTGACATTCGGCCGAGCTTCGTACACCATGCCGATGACGCCAAGCGGGACGCGAATCTGTTCGATGACGAGACCATTCGGCTGCGTCCAGGAATCCATTTTTTGTCCGACAGGATCATCGAGAGCGGCCAAGGAAGCCAGGCTTTCCACGAGATCGTGTACACGCGCAGGTGTCAGGCGCAGGCGGTCGAGGTAAGAGGCGGGCTGTCCGTCAACTTCCGCCTTGGCGATATCCAGCTCGTTTGCCGCCAGGATGGTTTTTTCGTCGGCCAGCAGCTTTTCGCCGATGGCAGCCAATGCCCTGTCTTTTTCTGTACGGGTCAAGAGCGCCATTTGCCGTGAAGCCTGTTTAGCCAGCGAGAGTTGTGCATACACTTTTTCTTTCAAGCTTTCCATTGTCTCCCCATCTCCTTTTCTCTCTTTCGGTTTCAAAACGTTTTCGAGCGTGCCGGGGTCCATTCATCGCGGTGGATTACGGTACCGCTGCGTCGCGTCAAGCCAGAAGGTGAGAGCGAATCCAGGAGCTGGGCAGCGCCGTACCTGCTGACGCCCCGGCCGATCAGAGCGCCTTCGCAATACACCTCGATAACCTCGCCTTCCTCGAACATCCCCGAGACATCGCGTACGCCCGCCAGAAGCAGGCTGCGGCTTTTTTCCAAAATCGCTTCCGCCGCCCCGCTGTCGACCGTGATCGTGCCGCGAACAGGGGAGTGGAGCGCGATCCATTGCTTGCGCGTGGAAACGCCGGCTGTTGCAGGGGATTCGGGACGGTAGCCGACGTAGGTGCCATCGCCGTTGCCCGCAAGCACCTTGATAAGATCAGCCGATTGCGCCAATTTTCCGATAAAGCTCGGGATTCCCAAGCCTTGCGCCGTTTTCGCGGCGATCAGCTTCGAGCGCATTCCGCCCGTGCCGAGCTGTGACGCGCCTCCTGCCAACGCCTCGATTTCCTCTGTCACCTGCTCAAGCGAGCCGATTCGCCGGGCGTCCGGATGGTGGCGCGGGTCTTTGTCGTACAGTCCGTTCGTATCGGTGAGAATCATGTACAAATCAGCGTGGACCAGTCCGGCCACCAGCGCGCCGAGCATGTCGTTGTCGCCAAAGGTCAGCTCCGCCACAGATACCGTGTCATTTTCGTTGATGATCGGCAAAATGTTTTTGTCCAAAAGCAGCGACAACGTTTGAAAAGCGTGCTGGTAGCGCTCGCGATCGGAGAAGTCTCCCCGCGTCAGCAAAATTTGCGCCACGCTGAAGTGATGGGCCGCGAACATTTGCGTGTACGTCTGCATCAGCAGGCTTTGCCCGATGGCTGCGGCGGCCTGCTTGGCAGCGAGAGAGCGGGGGCGCTGCTGGTAGCCAAGACGTTGATAACCGCTCGCGACCGCGCCCGAGGAAACGAGCACGACCTGGTGCCCTACCTCGCGCAGCTTGCTGACAGCGGAGACGAGCAAGGACATTTTCGCCGGGTCCACGCCACCGCCTGCCGCGGCAATCGAACTGCTGCCCACTTTGACAACCAAACGCATTTTTCCCTTCTTCATACTTTGACCTCCTAGCACTTACTTGTATCCATGTGAAAAAGCAATAAAAAAAGCCCAATCGTCTCTTTGATAAGGACGAAAGGGCATGTTAGCCTTACGCGGTACCACCTTAATTGACGTCTGCCGACAGAAGATACCCGTCAAGTCGCAAACATCCAGCTCTCTTTCTTTGATAACAGGTGAAAGAAACCCGTCCAGGTCTTCCCTGGATGCTCTGGGGTGGGTTCAAACCGATTCATGGACGAAACCTCTCAGCCGTTGGATTTCGCTCTCTGGACCTGAAGGGCGGTTTTACTGTTCCCCGTCATTGCCGCTCGCTATGCGCTTGTTAATTCACTATTATTCGCCGGGCCTATAAGAAATGTCAAGAGGGTTTATTGAAATTGTTCGCTGCCGTACGTGCCCGATCTTGTTTTGATCTCGAACCGCTTCGTCTTCTGATCGCGAACGAGGCGGTAGTGCAGCGTGCGGTCGGAGGCAAAAGACGAGTCGGTCGCGTCCTGGACCGTTACGTTCAGCTCGCCGTTTGCTTTGGCGACCGTCGTATTGCGGACGGAGATCAGGACCGGATAGTCGACGCGCGGAATCGCAATGTACAGCTTTTCCTTGACCAGCTTCGTCGTCAGCTTGTCGTACATCGCCAGCGCGAGCGGCGTGCTCCAGAAACGGCCGAAGTACTTGACGATTTTGTCCTTGCTGTCAAATTGCTTCGGCAGCTCGCGGAACGCCAGCCCGTCCTCGTAGACGGTTTTGCCTTTGGCGTTGTCGAGCGCGGCGAAGTACACTTCCTCCAGCAGATGTTCGGCACGGTTGAGGAACAGGACGACATCCATTTTGTTGTCGCCGAGCTTCTGAATGGCAGACAGCTTCACGGGCTTGCTCTGGGCTTTCGTGTTGCTTTTGCTCTCTTCCTTGGCGGGAAGGGCACAGCCTGTAACGATCAGGGAGAGGGACAGAAAAATCATCCATTTTTTCCAGTTGGTTTTCATTGCGCACCTCACTTGAAAAGCCGTTGTTACCTGTTAGCGTGTGTGGCAAAAGAAATAAATAACCATGTGAAAAGATGCCAGTTGAAAAACAGGGCGGGATCACGGAAAAAGGAAACAGGATAGGGGTTGTCTGACAACGGGATTATGTCTATCATGGAGAGAGTTGTGCAGATCGAACGATTGAGGTGGAAAATACATGTTTGGATTTGGAAAAAAGGCAAAGAAGCTAGACGGCATTGATATTTTGATTATCAAGACCATTGAGGCGAAAAACCGCAACTTTTACCAGGTTGCTTTTCCCAGCGTGGTAGCAAACGATGTGATGTCCATGCTGCAAAAGCTGGAAAAATCGAAAATCAACCAGCAAGAATTTTTGGGCGAGATCGGCGGCTTTCGCATCGTAACTCACCTGGAAGCGCTGACCAGCTACAATGTGCTCGATGACGCGGATATGGAAGCGCAGCCTGTACAAATTGCCGATTTCGCAAACATCCTGCTCCGCCGCCTGGAAGCGCTGGCGGAGAGCGGCAAGCTGGGTGAATCCGAAGAGTTGGCGTTCATCATGGGCGAGCTGACGATGCTGCGCGATGGCAGCTTTGTACCGCAAGAGTAAAGAATACCCGGATATTGAAGCCGGCCTTACGCTGGGCAGAATACATGATAAGCCCTTGGGAAACCGACGGCTTTTTTCGTATCCGCAACTTTTTCCTGCCGTTGGGCGTATAGCATAAAGTGGAATCTGTTGGAAATGGGAAAAGTAAAACAGATAGAAGGAGGGACGGACATGATCGAGCTGGTGAATGTGACGAAAAGCTACAACGGGACAAACAAAGCGGTCGATCAGCTAAATCTGACAGTGCCGAAGGGGGAAATATTCGGCTTCCTCGGCCCCAATGGAGCAGGGAAGACGACGACGATCAAGATGGTGACCGGAGTGATCCGCCCGGACCAGGGCGAAATTACGATTAACGGAAAAAACATCGCTTCCCAGCCGCTTGAAGCCAAGCAGCAGTTTGGCTATGTACCGGACAGCCCGGACCAGTTTTTGCGGCTGAAAGGGCTGGAGTACGTCAGCTTCATGGCCGATATGTACGATGTGCCAAAAGACGTGCGCGGGAAGCGGATTCTGGAACTGGCGAACCGCTTTGAAATGACGAACGCGCTCGGCGACCCGATTCAGAGCTACTCGCACGGGATGCGGCAAAAAATCATGATTATGGGCGTGCTTGTGCACAACCCCGAGGTGTGGATTCTCGACGAGCCGTTGACCGGGCTGGACCCCAAGTCGTCGTTTACGCTGAAAGAGATGATGCGGGAGCATGCCGACAGCGGGCGCACCGTATTTTTTTCGACCCACGTGCTGGAAGTGGCGGAAAAGCTCTGTGACCGTGTCGCGATCATCAACAAAGGGAAAATTTTGTTTTGCGGTACCTTCAAAGAGATGCAGCAGCATTTTCAGTCAGATGTTTCGCTGGAGAGCCTGTTCCTGGAGCTGACGAAGCATGAATAAAGTCCTGCTGTTATCCAAAGTGCTGCTTAAAAATGCGGGCTCGACCTGGGGGGCGAAAAAAGGAAGCGGCTGGAAGAAACTGCTGCTTGTCTTGGCGATTTTGATCGGACTGATTCCGATGATGCTCGGGGCTGTCGTCTTTATTTCCGCGATGTACGACGGGCTGGCGCTGCTCGGACAGGAAGCGGCGTTGCTCGGACTGGGAGTGACGGTGGTTTCGGTGGCGATTTTCGTCTTCGGGATTTTGTACGTCCTGAGCGTGTTTTACTACTCGCAGGATGTCGAGCAACTGTTGCCGTTGCCGCTTCGGCCGATGCACATTCTTGGGGCCAAATTCATTGTCGCGCTCTGCTATGAGTATCTTACGGCACTGGTCTTGCTGGGACCGCTTCTGGTAACATACGGAGTGAAGAGCGGGGGAGGCTTTCTGTACTACCTGTTTGCCGTCCTCATTTTTTTGCTCGTGCCCATCGTTCCGCTTGTGATGGCGGCAGTTGTGGTCATGCTGTTCATGCGCTTTACGAACATGGGCAAAAGCAAGGAGCGCTTCCGCTTAATCAGCGGCCTGTTTGCGATTTGTCTGGCAGTCGGGTTTCAAATGGTCGTGCAGCGCCAGACGAGCGGCGGGGTAGACAGCATAGAACAACTGCAGGAGCTGATTGCCAGCCAGGAGAACGCGTTGTTGAACCTGGTGACGCAGTTTTTCCCTGCGGGCAGGCTCGCGGCACTCGCCTTGCAAGACAGCGGCACGCTGGAATCGCTCGGCTATCTGGCAGTCTTTTTCCTGGTGGCGGTTGCCAGTCTGATCGTCTTTCTTGTGGTCGGAAACAGCTTGTACTTCGCTGGGGTCATGGGGATCAGCGACGCTGTGGCCAAACGAAAAACGGTCGGAGATGCGGCTTTTCAAAAGCTCGTGAAGCAGCGCTCAAGACTCTTGTCCTACTTCTGGAAGGAATGGAAAATGCTCTGGCGGACGCCTGCCTTTTTCCTGAACTGCACGCTCTCCGGCATTCTCGTGCCGATCCTGGCCTTGCTGCCTTTGCTCGCCCGCCGGGATAGCGGAGAGATGCTAGCGCGCCTGCAAGCGACGCTACAGGGCGAGCACGCCGGAGCCATCAGCCTGGCGATTGCCTTTGCCGCTTTTGTGATGCTGGGTGCTCTCAACAGCACTTCGGTTACGGCGATTTCCAGGGATGGACAAGGGTTCTTTTACAACAAGACATTGCCGATTTTGCCCCAGCACCTTTTGCTGGCAAAAGTCATGCCGGGCATCATCCTCAGCACGATCAGCATGCTGTTGCTGCTGGCCGAAGCTGTCTGGCTTCTGGCGCTGTCCGGGGAGTTCATCGTCTGGGCGATCCTGTGCGGGATTCCGGGCGTGATCTTCATCAACCTGGTCGGCATCATGGTCGACCTGCACCTGCCCAAGCTGGGATGGAGCTCAGAGCAGGAAGCGGTGAAGCAGAATCTCAATCCGCTGTTCTCGCTTCTCGTCGGCCTGGTGGCGGGAGGACTGGTTGTCGTGGCTATTAGTTTTGCGGGGACTTCTCTGTTTGCAACGGCTCTGGGACTTTTCGCTCTTTTTGCCCTTCTGGACTTCGGGATTTACCGATTGCTTGTTGCCAAAGGACCAGGGTGGCTGGAAAAGATCGAAGAGTGAGGATAAGGTTTGGCTGCTGAAAAGCCGTTCTCCCCGTGCTGGAGTGCGGCTTTTTTCACATGGTCAACGCCAATTAGGAACATTTTGTGAAAAGAGGGTATAAAGAAGTGCGCGATCCATCCCGATACATGAAAGGGGGATCGTTGTTGTCCGGGACGCTCGTCGAGTCCTGGACCTTTCTGCCACAGAAACGGCAGGGAGAACTACATAGAAAAAGGGGTAAAGATTCTGGCAAAGGAGAAAGGAGTATGCGTATAACATGATGAAGCGTTTTGCTCTCTGTTTTCTCATGGCATTGCTGCTCGTGCAAACTGCATGGACGGGCGGTGCACATGCTGCAGGTGTTTTCGATGACACCGAAGGACACTGGGCAGAGCAACAAATTGAAGAACTGGCGAGCCTGGGGATTGTAAAGCGAAACAGCAGCCACGCGTTTTATCCGAACAAGCCGATTACGCGCGGCGAAGCGCTGGCTCTGCTCAACCGCGTATTTGAGACGGCCTACGGCTCGCTTGAGCTGCCGCAGCGAAAAAGCAACCTGGACTACCGCTTTCTGCTTCGGGGGGAAGTAGAACAACTGTTGGTCAACATGAAAGCGATCTGGCAAGTAGAAACGAATGCGCTGTCCAGCTACGATCCGGGCGACAGAATGCTCTATTACTTGTACCTGGCCGAAAGCGGGCAACTGCTCAAAAAACAGCAAAAAGAAAATCCTGACTGGTGGCTGTCCAGCGAAGCCATGCAGCGGCCGTTGACCCGAGAAGAGGCGAGCCTGCTGTTGTTCCACGTGCTGGCGCCGCAAAAATTCAGAACGGCCAATTTGAAGCCGCAAGACGCGGTGACGTACTTCAACAGCTTTTACGAGTGGAAGCAGGATCGGTTCTACCGCGATACATACTCTCCATACCCGCTGGCTATTCGCGAGTTTCAGTTGTTTTTGACCGAAAAGACGTTTTCACCCGAGAAAATCATGACCCGCGCGGAATATGCCGTCGTCATGAAGCGACTGCTCGATTATTACCGCACCGATATGGCAGCCCAGTTCCGCAGCACGGTGGCGCAGCAGCAAAATATCGCCCAACTGTACTTGCGCTCCGCTACTCTCGCGCTGGAGAAAAAGCAGCAGGCCCGCTTGGCCGCCGTGTTCGCTCCCGAACCGTTAAAAGCGATGACAACGCTTCCGCAAGTGCCGAAGTACAACGGCCCGGTGACGATTACAAGCAAGACAGACATGAATGACCCGAAAATTCTTTGGCTGATCGGCCACTATCGCGACCCGGTAAACGGAGACTTCCAGGTCGAATACAAGCTGGAGCAGGATGCGTCGAATGCTTATGGGCGCAAAATCACAGCCGTTCTTTATTCGGAAAAATAGGCAAGCACTATGGGGAGCATCTGTTGCAGGATGCTCCTCTTTGTTTTGAAATGGAAAAGAGGAAGAAACATCGACAAGTGACGATTGCAAATGACAGAATTTTCGATTACAATAAAACTGAACGGTGACTCAGTAGGGGGTCAGCCAAAACATCTCAGGGCGGGTAACATAGCCAACACGTGGGATGTATTTTTTGGCCCACCAACTGAATGAGCATTCATTCAACAAGAGCATGAGCCTTGGCATACAGGAATATGGTTAAGAATAGTAGAACTTATGGAAATGATCTACTAATCTGAAAAGTTGAGCAAGGATGGCAGCCATTGTGATTATGCCTCGACAGAGGTTCTCTAAAGGAGGATTTGAAGATGGAACGCAAAATTCGCAAAGCGGCGGTTCTCGGCTCTGGCGTCATGGGCGCCGGGATTGCCGCACATCTCGCCAACGTCGGCATCCCTACTTATTTGCTGGACATCGTACCGCGCGAACTGACGGCGGACGAGAGTAAAAAAGGACTGACACTGGCTGATCCGGCAGTGAAAAACCGCATTGCACAGGCGGGCAAAGACAGGCTGCTCAAGGAAAAGCCAGCTCCGCTCTACGATAAAAAGAACATCGAGCTGATAACGGTAGGCAACTTCGAAG
It includes:
- a CDS encoding glutamate-5-semialdehyde dehydrogenase, with amino-acid sequence MESLKEKVYAQLSLAKQASRQMALLTRTEKDRALAAIGEKLLADEKTILAANELDIAKAEVDGQPASYLDRLRLTPARVHDLVESLASLAALDDPVGQKMDSWTQPNGLVIEQIRVPLGVIGMVYEARPNVTVDAAAIALKTGNAIVLRGSHSAVNSNVALARSIREALAATELPEAAVQYLPFAEHASVDLLCTANGLVDVIIPRGGAGLIQRVLQLSSVPVLETGVGNCHIYIDQAARYDMAEAIAVNAKTSRPAVCNAAETLLLHRNWPHDYQRALLQKLLDQGVELRVCAKTREAHHELASLLREAQAADWDTEYSALILAVRTVDSLAEAIEHITAHSSGHSEAIVTEDDAAANQFLAAVDATAVYHNASTRFTDGGEFGFGAEIGISTQKLHARGPMGLPALTSYKYVVRGTGQIR
- the proB gene encoding glutamate 5-kinase, which gives rise to MKKGKMRLVVKVGSSSIAAAGGGVDPAKMSLLVSAVSKLREVGHQVVLVSSGAVASGYQRLGYQQRPRSLAAKQAAAAIGQSLLMQTYTQMFAAHHFSVAQILLTRGDFSDRERYQHAFQTLSLLLDKNILPIINENDTVSVAELTFGDNDMLGALVAGLVHADLYMILTDTNGLYDKDPRHHPDARRIGSLEQVTEEIEALAGGASQLGTGGMRSKLIAAKTAQGLGIPSFIGKLAQSADLIKVLAGNGDGTYVGYRPESPATAGVSTRKQWIALHSPVRGTITVDSGAAEAILEKSRSLLLAGVRDVSGMFEEGEVIEVYCEGALIGRGVSRYGAAQLLDSLSPSGLTRRSGTVIHRDEWTPARSKTF
- a CDS encoding ABC transporter ATP-binding protein, whose amino-acid sequence is MIELVNVTKSYNGTNKAVDQLNLTVPKGEIFGFLGPNGAGKTTTIKMVTGVIRPDQGEITINGKNIASQPLEAKQQFGYVPDSPDQFLRLKGLEYVSFMADMYDVPKDVRGKRILELANRFEMTNALGDPIQSYSHGMRQKIMIMGVLVHNPEVWILDEPLTGLDPKSSFTLKEMMREHADSGRTVFFSTHVLEVAEKLCDRVAIINKGKILFCGTFKEMQQHFQSDVSLESLFLELTKHE
- a CDS encoding putative ABC transporter permease subunit produces the protein MNKVLLLSKVLLKNAGSTWGAKKGSGWKKLLLVLAILIGLIPMMLGAVVFISAMYDGLALLGQEAALLGLGVTVVSVAIFVFGILYVLSVFYYSQDVEQLLPLPLRPMHILGAKFIVALCYEYLTALVLLGPLLVTYGVKSGGGFLYYLFAVLIFLLVPIVPLVMAAVVVMLFMRFTNMGKSKERFRLISGLFAICLAVGFQMVVQRQTSGGVDSIEQLQELIASQENALLNLVTQFFPAGRLAALALQDSGTLESLGYLAVFFLVAVASLIVFLVVGNSLYFAGVMGISDAVAKRKTVGDAAFQKLVKQRSRLLSYFWKEWKMLWRTPAFFLNCTLSGILVPILALLPLLARRDSGEMLARLQATLQGEHAGAISLAIAFAAFVMLGALNSTSVTAISRDGQGFFYNKTLPILPQHLLLAKVMPGIILSTISMLLLLAEAVWLLALSGEFIVWAILCGIPGVIFINLVGIMVDLHLPKLGWSSEQEAVKQNLNPLFSLLVGLVAGGLVVVAISFAGTSLFATALGLFALFALLDFGIYRLLVAKGPGWLEKIEE
- a CDS encoding S-layer homology domain-containing protein, which encodes MMKRFALCFLMALLLVQTAWTGGAHAAGVFDDTEGHWAEQQIEELASLGIVKRNSSHAFYPNKPITRGEALALLNRVFETAYGSLELPQRKSNLDYRFLLRGEVEQLLVNMKAIWQVETNALSSYDPGDRMLYYLYLAESGQLLKKQQKENPDWWLSSEAMQRPLTREEASLLLFHVLAPQKFRTANLKPQDAVTYFNSFYEWKQDRFYRDTYSPYPLAIREFQLFLTEKTFSPEKIMTRAEYAVVMKRLLDYYRTDMAAQFRSTVAQQQNIAQLYLRSATLALEKKQQARLAAVFAPEPLKAMTTLPQVPKYNGPVTITSKTDMNDPKILWLIGHYRDPVNGDFQVEYKLEQDASNAYGRKITAVLYSEK